Below is a genomic region from Prochlorococcus marinus str. MIT 0918.
TTAGGTCAACAAGAATGAGGAGTATTAATGGAGAGATAATTGTTATGAGTAATAGCAATTTAACAAATGGTGTGATTTCTAATTATGCAGAAATGGAAGCAAGAAGATTGGTCCATAAACTAGGTGTTGTTTATACAACAGGTTATTCTAAAATGATTAAAATACCTGATCTAATTAAAGATATAATTAATTCAAATGATAATGCAGCTTTTGATAGATGCCATTTTATAGAATTTGGCGACTTTAGTCTTGATTTTGAATTAGTTTACTTTATTCCTACAAATAACTATTTATTAGCAATGGATACTCAGCAAGAGATAAATCTTGAGATAATGAGAGTATTTGAAAAAGAAGGTATTGAATTTGCATATCCAACACAAACAATTAATTTAACAAAATAGTCCTTAAAGAGTATTTAATTCACAAAAATTTTTTAAAATTTCATTAGTCAGATCCCAAAGTTCCTTTGCTTTAGAAGTATCATTAGCTTCTTTGCTGACATTAGATTTCGAAAGTAACATCATGCCCGGTCTTTTTATTATATTAGAAAGATATAAAAATTGATAAGGTTTATTTGGGAAAATTGTTGCTATCTCAGTAAGTAACTGACCTGCTTTTTCTGGTGTTTCTGTAATATGTAAGACATCTCTAGCAAAAAAAGCAAATATAATTTGACCAATTTCATTATACTTACGACTATATCTAAAGAAACCTGATTTACTTCTAGGAATGACCAAACCTGGTGCCCAGCAAATGACATTAACAGGGAAATTATTAAGCTGTAACCTACTTATTAATTCTAATGTAAAAAGGATATTACATAATTTACTATCCTTATAAGACTTATCTGCGTTAAAAGTTGAAATTCCATCTATAGTTTCAAATGTTAATGATGACTTTATTCCTAGCATTTCTCCTAATCCAGCTGGTTGTCCAATTTTGCCTCCTGAGGACTCAGGATTATGAACTTCAGAAGCCGTAACAATAATCCTTGGATAATTAGACTTACAAACTAATGGCATTAATCTTTGTGTTATATATTGATGACTAAGATGATTAACTGCAAAAGTCAATTCTATATTCTGTTTAGATCTTCTTATTTCTTTAGAACCTGTATATTGTAGGCCTGCATTAAGTATTAAAGTATCAATTTGTTTATTCTGATGAATAAGTTTGTCAGTAAATTCTTCAATACTTTTTAAATCTGACAAATCAGCTATAGGTAGGTCAACTCTATATTTGATCTGAGAAAATATAATATTATCTTTTTTTAGTGAATTAATAAATCTCTCTCTACTTGCTAAATCTCTGCATGGAACAATGATTTCATGTTGATCTAATATCATTTTCAAGGCCGCTTGATAACCAATTCCAGAAGTTGCGCCAGTAATAACTATCCTTCTTTTAACATCTGTTGTCATTTTTTAGACACTTCATAATAAATCTGTACCTATAATATAAGATTACAAAGTTTAATAGTAAAAAATAAGCAAAGTAATTTTCCATATATT
It encodes:
- a CDS encoding SDR family NAD(P)-dependent oxidoreductase, coding for MTTDVKRRIVITGATSGIGYQAALKMILDQHEIIVPCRDLASRERFINSLKKDNIIFSQIKYRVDLPIADLSDLKSIEEFTDKLIHQNKQIDTLILNAGLQYTGSKEIRRSKQNIELTFAVNHLSHQYITQRLMPLVCKSNYPRIIVTASEVHNPESSGGKIGQPAGLGEMLGIKSSLTFETIDGISTFNADKSYKDSKLCNILFTLELISRLQLNNFPVNVICWAPGLVIPRSKSGFFRYSRKYNEIGQIIFAFFARDVLHITETPEKAGQLLTEIATIFPNKPYQFLYLSNIIKRPGMMLLSKSNVSKEANDTSKAKELWDLTNEILKNFCELNTL